In Modestobacter versicolor, a single genomic region encodes these proteins:
- a CDS encoding MFS transporter: MTSTPEAAAPGRAGMFAALRVRNFRLYASANLVSLTGTWMQRIGQDWLVLQLSGGSGVALGITTALQFAPTLLFSFYGGVLADRYDKRRVLTITQAVMGALALGLGLLVASDAIALWHVYLLAAALGVASSLDMPVRQSFVSEMVGPDRLANAVSLNSTVFNGARLVGPALAGSLIGVSGGDTAPAFLVNAASFAVTITALLAMRGSELRRSPPAARSRGQLREALGYTRRHPDLMLAMGLAFVAGTFGFNTQITIALMAREEYGLGATAFGFLSTCYAVGSLSGALLSTRRSTRPLQRFLVVSSGVFGALLVVAGLMPTETSFAVLLVPTGAAALVFSVACNSFVQLGVDPQVRGRILALYFMCFMGGTPVGAPLIGWVSEHLGARWGFIAGGLVCVAAAVVAGALLARGRRVRLELHVSPPSAHLHVAPAQPPERAAGLAEQADGEVPGEQVARDRAR; this comes from the coding sequence GTGACCTCCACGCCTGAGGCAGCCGCACCGGGACGGGCGGGGATGTTCGCGGCCCTGCGGGTCCGCAACTTCCGGCTGTACGCCTCGGCGAACCTGGTCAGCCTGACCGGCACGTGGATGCAGCGGATCGGCCAGGACTGGCTGGTCCTGCAGCTGTCCGGCGGCAGCGGCGTCGCGCTCGGCATCACGACCGCGCTGCAGTTCGCCCCCACGCTGCTGTTCAGCTTCTACGGCGGGGTGCTCGCCGACCGCTACGACAAGCGCCGGGTGCTGACGATCACCCAGGCGGTCATGGGTGCGCTGGCGCTGGGGCTCGGCCTGCTGGTGGCCAGCGACGCCATCGCGCTCTGGCACGTCTACCTGCTCGCCGCCGCGCTCGGGGTGGCGTCCTCGCTGGACATGCCGGTGCGCCAGTCGTTCGTCTCGGAGATGGTCGGCCCCGACCGGCTGGCCAACGCGGTCAGCCTGAACTCCACGGTCTTCAACGGCGCCCGGCTGGTCGGGCCGGCGCTGGCCGGCTCGCTCATCGGCGTCTCCGGCGGCGACACCGCGCCGGCCTTCCTGGTCAACGCGGCGAGCTTCGCGGTCACCATCACCGCGCTGCTGGCGATGCGGGGCAGCGAGCTGCGCCGGAGCCCACCCGCGGCCCGGTCCCGCGGGCAGCTCCGCGAGGCGCTGGGCTACACCCGCCGGCACCCCGACCTGATGCTGGCCATGGGGCTGGCGTTCGTGGCGGGCACCTTCGGCTTCAACACCCAGATCACCATCGCCCTGATGGCCCGCGAGGAGTACGGGCTGGGCGCGACCGCCTTCGGCTTCCTCTCCACCTGCTACGCCGTCGGGTCGCTGTCCGGGGCGCTGCTGTCCACCCGGCGCAGCACCCGGCCGCTGCAGCGGTTCCTGGTCGTCTCCTCCGGCGTCTTCGGCGCGCTGCTGGTGGTGGCGGGGCTGATGCCGACCGAGACGTCGTTCGCCGTGCTGCTGGTGCCGACGGGTGCCGCCGCGCTGGTGTTCAGCGTGGCCTGCAACAGCTTCGTCCAGCTCGGCGTCGACCCGCAGGTGCGCGGCCGGATCCTCGCGCTCTACTTCATGTGCTTCATGGGCGGGACGCCGGTGGGCGCGCCGCTGATCGGCTGGGTGTCCGAGCACCTGGGCGCCCGCTGGGGCTTCATCGCCGGTGGGCTGGTGTGCGTGGCGGCCGCCGTCGTCGCCGGTGCGCTGCTCGCCCGCGGCCGGCGGGTGCGGCTGGA
- a CDS encoding MarR family winged helix-turn-helix transcriptional regulator yields MARTTLDTAALAHDLRLAVMRFSRRLRNQRVDTSVTLTHLAALSTLKRHGAMSPGELATHERVQPPSMTRVVVALEAKGLVTRTPHPTDGRQVVIDLTAAAEELLTEEVRAREAWLSGQLQELTAEERAVLREAAVIMDKLASG; encoded by the coding sequence GTGGCACGGACGACGCTGGACACCGCGGCGCTCGCCCATGACCTGCGGCTCGCCGTCATGCGGTTCTCCCGCCGGCTGCGCAACCAGCGGGTCGACACCTCGGTGACGCTCACCCACCTGGCGGCGCTGTCCACCCTCAAACGGCACGGCGCGATGAGCCCGGGTGAGCTGGCCACGCACGAGCGGGTGCAGCCCCCGTCGATGACCCGGGTGGTCGTCGCGCTGGAGGCCAAGGGCCTGGTCACCCGTACCCCGCACCCCACCGACGGCCGGCAGGTGGTCATCGACCTCACCGCCGCCGCCGAGGAGCTGCTCACCGAGGAGGTCCGCGCCCGCGAGGCGTGGCTGTCCGGCCAGCTGCAGGAGCTGACCGCCGAGGAGCGCGCGGTGCTGCGCGAGGCCGCGGTGATCATGGACAAGCTCGCCAGTGGGTGA